In a single window of the Pocillopora verrucosa isolate sample1 chromosome 4, ASM3666991v2, whole genome shotgun sequence genome:
- the LOC131779285 gene encoding uncharacterized protein isoform X2 has product MTKLFLVIWLCCVLTETEAWRRRRRRRAPPPCKATNCQVGSWTSWSSCSHQCGSSGAQARRRSLITGAFCGGTCPFHLRETQACNRGNCRNGGTPVSGRCSCRVGYDGKCCEQDVNECNNRPCQHTCTNTFGSFTCSCHSCYTKVGLKCDLRQCKINNQCYAYGRVNPSNQCQNCNSANKYAWTNNNNLPCNDRKACTKNDRCSNGVCSGTPFSCLPCEECYNDACRVKPGYCVINEGGRRQCFRHGVLRPGHQCQQCDSNNNNRWTNNNNLRCSDNNLKTKNDRCSSGTCVGTPYNCLSCETHDGNGCPIKSGYCIILQGGKRTCYAKNHYKPGNPCQWCNPGSSISTWSNRDGVACDDGNACTRADTCRSGQCTATPFKCNSVCQYCNGNSCSLKTGFGFLNSKCTCKIAGRDYSHQAVNPSNQCQWCDLHDTAARTNRAWSNRPAVPCNDGNKCTKQDTCNAGRCIGQGYSCQASYPATSCIQTSQCVGDGSCRAIMRPSRTICRPAADACDRPERCDGRLGTCPGGVTDSITLTTGNVQLQDHAFKTIITFQHSTDKLYLKMSGFSVLCGQLTLRWFLLPASSACNTLSGVKGTFSNGNSQQTLTGLSLQDNSKYKVKIQASDIRNSNAPPVCSGEITIDTSKPQGGWIRDGAGADLSYQATKLLQVNWGGVQTRHGVAKYEWKVLSTSFSGKQTTELMGFTSVNLNTNAGKTFNGVTDGSTVTFVVRAFTKAGLFSDLTSDGVIVDTSPPAAGKIYDGNQLGVDLKHAKWTTTFGANWDRFTDPHSPISRYTWAIQRLGAGLITSFKTTALHRSPTLTNLNLVSKESYCAVVRGYNEAGLFTQVKSDCVLIDHDAPQAGVVNDGHFTDIDYQSDNTWMAANWNGFSDGNKGSGIVEYKYRVTDSSGRIVVSWTSTGNATNITHTGLTLGNNAKYFVTVRAIDAVGLTTDVTTDGVTVDTTHPVFTGTVRVTGEDDFLNGTACVYVPSVSSLSVNWAGFSDAHSGLRRYDWAVMPLGTSPSNSDFKTMPGSHLRTSATFKNLALTQGKAYQVIIRAYNGAKLHKDAPSVIIIPDATPPSQGNVYDGATSGVDIDYQADVKHVYGSWTKFPEPHTGVKQYYFAVGSCIPGNYHVTGNTFLKVNPPQATTFMLTNITLVNGQQYCIKIKAENRAGLISSEVSTDGFVVDVTPPSLQNAQVRDGSSGSDIDYQDNTTALSAEWNGFADPESGIQYYEYGISRNRGGAVDVSPFQNAGLNTSSTVNGLSLAYDVYYFTVCAVNFAGLRDCMSSDGVLIDFSPPNHGVVHDGVIEPDLQYQSSLSDMAANWEGVWDLESGIEKFEWSIGTSVSDKTSLQDYTDVGLSTHVRSQGVLTLQSGTKYYVHLKVTNQAGAVRELVSDGVIADATPPVPSTILPGFRSQTEWRHDEQENTFYTASESDIAVYWKSFSEPESELWYYKWAIGISRCGTQVQPFINIGRSNFANTTMTNLIFTPGIKYYVTVTSRNRAGLVSRSCSDAMVFDGTPPNPGEVKVGQSSGQNGRKTFVSNSSIVVSWDEFKDMESGIKNCNISVRDKAEQLLFLEKSNASSGNVSLSLSALLHGESYNVSVVCINNAGLVAFSTVEFAIDNTPPFQTGPIIAGVSRNRSFQYQSDTESIVATWSPFAEYESTVRNYRFAVGTRPYQDDIVSFENVRLATQVTKNDLSLSHANVYYMTVIATNQAGLSREVSSLGLVIDTTPPLAVDSDIHDGASGDDIDYFSPDMAIEARWEDIRDPESGIVDSKYCLGTKPRGCQIKGMTSVGANLSFTCPTCHANAGERVYVTVHVTNGAGISVTRSSDGMLLDVSPPLMGDVIDGNDSTGVDYNVVLEDWNVSMSWFGVEDGESGVRSCIWIIEGEAGSKLHQVDITNGSTYGKRKAFSNSQRYADLHFIKNETYHNVLTCWNNAGMQNTVRSNGFRVEYLWPIPTQVSDGSAEGTDLDYLTSTKRVGANWDPFMDDIVDPVVDYEWGIGTAPGRDDISRFTSIGLSANVEKDLKPNAPGLDVLNSGQKYYNTIKAITARGLSSVSSSNGFTVDPTPPMITEVTIHHIVKDQEQKSVEIDVSWNKTKDDESGIKSSAFCLGTTPLTCVAETIPAGLSTSGVIGPFMPQIRVGYYVTVFVVNRAGLTSVMSSEKLIFDMKPPSLGVVIDGIGQDIDFTNSTSTLTIQWKGFKDEESGISGCSWALIEQTVSDNSSSFGNDTVVLRKAVDSSGNFTEGNLSLVPGARYISQVTCTNGDGFSSTSSSDGVIVDLTPPNSGLVHDGSSLHFDIQFQFSTTTVAAIWEPFRDHESGIVSYRWGLGTTPDSVDVIDFKDVGMITSAMAENLTLTHGERYYITVEATNGAGMTSHGWSDGFIVDTSTPKLTEVSRGSLLWLGPGGELKASWKSLDSESGISKTEFCVGTVSNGCQVKTMTKITNNETELTCNYCDLRHQETYYITIRVQNGAGLFTLATTDEVKVDFTPPSVGKVLPATDVTSCVTNCTLVSNVTFFQDEESGVKLCSYAIRNSTNLIGDFVNNGLKTTIAATGLSLVAGERYHTVVRCENNVGLVTERSSTTPVLVDDTPPTKGSVIVSPDRTHDVFGLHSSCHLFNQTLRAHWFGFYDKESGLSGFRVAVGSHPNATDVLSFQDVGVTTNVTLPLNDINALFEGSIVYVTVESRNPAGLVTQITSPPTRLISANNDEYMAQGDFFCYNV; this is encoded by the exons ATGACAAAGTTATTTCTCGTAATATGGCTTTGTTGCGTTTTGACTGAAACAGAAGCATGGAGAAGACGGCGCCGGAGAAGGGCACCCCCTCCTTGCAAGGCAACGAACTGTCAGGTTGGAAGCTGGACAAGTTGGAGTTCGTGTTCGCATCAGTGCGGTTCGAGTGGTGCACAAGCACGAAGGCGTTCGTTGATTACAGGCGCGTTCTGTGGAGGAACATGTCCGTTCCACTTGCGAGAAACTCAGGCCTGCAATAGAGGCAATTGTCGGAACGGAGGCACGCCGGTTAGCGGCAGATGCAGCTGCAGAGTGGGATACGATGGGAAATGCTGCGAACAAG ACGTCAATGAGTGTAATAACAGACCATGCCAGCATACTTGTACCAACACGTTCGGTAGTTTTACATGCAGTTGCCATTCGTGCTACACCAAAGTGGGTTTAAAATGTGACCTGAGGCAGTGCAAAATCAACAACCAGTGCTACGCGTATGGCAGAGTAAACCCCAGTAACCAGTGTCAG AATTGCAATAGTGCAAACAAGTATGCCTGgacaaacaacaacaatttgCCGTGTAACGACCGAAAGGCATGCACTAAAAATGATCGCTGTTCTAATGGGGTTTGCTCCGGCACGCCTTTCTCGTGCCTCCCGTGCGAGGAGTGCTACAATGACGCGTGCCGCGTGAAACCGGGATACTGCGTGATCAATGAGGGTGGAAGACGACAGTGTTTTCGTCACGGAGTCTTACGACCAGGACATCAATGCCAG CAATGCGACAGCAACAATAATAATCGGTGgactaacaacaacaaccttaGGTGCAGCGACAACAACTTGAAGACCAAAAACGACCGCTGTTCAAGTGGCACGTGCGTCGGCACGCCCTACAACTGTCTCTCATGTGAAACACATGACGGCAATGGCTGTCCAATCAAATCTGGATATTGCATAATACTGCAAGGAGGCAAAAGGACATGTTATGCCAAGAATCACTATAAGCCAGGGAATCCTTGTCAA TGGTGTAACCCTGGCAGTAGTATCAGCACTTGGTCTAATCGAGACGGCGTGGCATGTGATGACGGGAACGCATGTACACGTGCAGATACGTGTCGTAGCGGCCAGTGCACAGCTACACCTTTCAAATGCAACTCGGTTTGCCAGTACTGTAATGGCAACAGTTGCAGTCTGAAAACTGGGTTTGGTTTTTTGAACAGCAAGTGTACTTGTAAGATAGCAG GCCGGGACTACAGCCACCAAGCAGTAAATCCATCTAATCAGTGTCAGTGGTGTGACTTGCACGATACAGCCGCTCGTACCAATAGAGCCTGGAGCAATCGTCCAGCGGTGCCTTGTAACGATGGAAACAAATGTACAAAACAAGACACGTGTAACGCTGGCAG ATGCATAGGACAAGGTTACTCTTGCCAAGCATCTTATCCTGCCACAAGCTGTATCCAAACCTCTCAGTGTGTTGGTGACGGATCTTGCCGCGCGATCATGAGGCCAAGTAGAACAATCTGCCGTCCGGCTGCGGACGCCTGCGATCGCCCTGAGAG GTGTGACGGACGCCTTGGAACATGCCCTGGTGGCGTAACAGACAGCATTACCCTGACTACTGGCAATGTACAGCTTCAGGACCATGCATTTAAGACAATCATCACCTTTCAGCACTCTACAGATAAGCTTTACCTTAAGATGTCCGGTTTCTCCGTTTTATGTGGCCAATTGACACTTAGGTGGTTCCTTCTACCAGCATCCTCCGCTTGCAATACCTTGTCCGGTGTAAAAGGAACGTTTTCGAATGGCAACTCTCAACAAACTCTGACTGGACTAAGTCTTCAAGATAACAGCAAATACAAAGTTAAAATACAAGCTTCTGATATAAGAAACAGCAATGCGCCACCGGTCTGCAGTGGCGAGATCACAATTGACACATCAAAACCACAAGGCGGGTGGATCCGCGATGGGGCTGGAGCTGACTTGAGCTACCAGGCCACTAAACTCTTGCAAGTAAACTGGGGAGGAGTTCAAACCAGACATGGTGTTGCCAAGTATGAATGGAAAGTTCTCTCAACTTCGTTTAGCGGTAAACAAACAACAGAGCTCATGGGTTTTACTAGCGTAAATCTAAATACTAACGCAGGTAAGACCTTCAATGGCGTCACAGACGGATCAACTGTGACATTCGTAGTTCGCGCTTTCACAAAAGCCGGTTTGTTTTCTGACCTCACCAGCGATGGAGTGATTGTTGATACTTCCCCTCCTGCAGCTGGCAAGATCTACGATGGCAATCAACTTGGTGTAGATCTCAAGCACGCCAAATGGACGACTACGTTCGGCGCGAACTGGGATCGTTTTACCGACCCACATTCACCTATCTCACGATATACCTGGGCAATACAGAGACTAGGGGCTGGTTTAATCACTTCCTTTAAGACGACAGCTTTACACCGCTCTCCCACTTTGACCAACCTCAATCTTGTTTCTAAAGAAAGCTACTGTGCGGTTGTCAGAGGTTACAACGAGGCTGGTCTGTTTACTCAAGTCAAATCAGACTGCGTACTAATAGACCATGATGCTCCACAAGCTGGAGTTGTAAATGACGGACATTTTACTGATATTGACTACCAATCCGACAATACCTGGATGGCAGCAAACTGGAATGGTTTCTCAGATGGGAACAAAGGAAGCGGAATCGTAGAGTACAAATACAGAGTGACAGATAGCAGTGGACGCATTGTTGTTTCTTGGACGTCGACAGGAAATGCAACTAACATCACACATACCGGACTGACGTTGGGAAACAATGCGAAGTATTTCGTGACTGTCAGAGCAATCGACGCAGTTGGTCTCACTACTGACGTTACTACAGATGGCGTTACGGTGGACACAACTCATCCTGTGTTCACTGGTACAGTTAGAGTGACTGGTGAGGATGACTTCCTAAATGGAACTGCGTGCGTCTACGTGCCAAGTGTCTCGTCATTATCTGTAAATTGGGCTGGATTCTCTGATGCTCACAGCGGTCTGAGGCGTTACGACTGGGCTGTTATGCCCTTGGGTACGTCACCATCAAACTCCGACTTCAAAACCATGCCAGGATCTCATCTACGGACATCTGCAACGTTTAAAAATCTGGCACTAACCCAAGGAAAAGCGTATCAAGTCATCATCAGAGCATACAATGGTGCTAAACTGCATAAAGATGCCCCTTCAGTCATTATCATACCCGATGCCACACCTCCGTCCCAAGGAAATGTGTACGACGGAGCAACATCAGGAGTAGATATCGACTATCAGGCAGACGTGAAGCATGTTTATGGTTCCTGGACAAAATTTCCAGAACCTCACACTGGAGTGAAGCAGTACTATTTTGCCGTCGGCAGCTGTATCCCTGGTAACTATCATGTAACGGGAAATACGTTTCTCAAAGTTAACCCTCCACAAGCCACTACCTTTATGCTGACAAATATCACACTAGTTAATGGTCAACAGTACTGTATCAAAATCAAAGCTGAAAACAGAGCTGGATTAATTAGCTCAGAAGTGTCTACAGATGGCTTCGTTGTTGATGTGACTCCCCCAAGCTTACAAAATGCTCAAGTGCGTGATGGAAGTTCAGGTTCAGACATCGACTATCAGGATAATACCACGGCGTTGTCAGCAGAATGGAATGGTTTTGCCGACCCTGAGTCTGGAATCCAGTATTATGAGTATGGAATTAGCAGAAATCGTGGAGGAGCTGTTGATGTATCTCCGTTTCAAAATGCAGGGTTGAATACCTCATCTACCGTTAACGGTCTTTCCCTAGCTTACGATGTATATTACTTTACTGTTTGCGCTGTGAACTTTGCTGGACTGCGCGACTGTATGAGCTCTGACGGAGTGCTGATCGATTTTAGCCCTCCAAACCATGGTGTGGTGCACGATGGAGTCATTGAACCAGATCTTCAGTATCAATCTTCTCTATCAGATATGGCTGCAAACTGGGAAGGAGTCTGGGACTTGGAAAGCggaattgaaaaatttgagTGGAGTATTGGTACAAGTGTGAGTGACAAAACCAGTCTTCAAGACTACACGGATGTTGGTCTTTCGACACACGTCCGAAGTCAAGGAGTCCTTACTTTACAGAGTGGAACAAAATACTATGTGCATTTAAAAGTGACAAATCAGGCTGGCGCTGTCAGGGAATTGGTTTCGGATGGTGTCATTGCAGATGCCACTCCACCAGTACCGAGTACAATTCTTCCAGGCTTCCGATCACAGACTGAGTGGAGACATGACGAACAAGAAAATACTTTCTACACGGCTTCTGAATCTGACATCGCAGTTTACTGGAAGAGCTTCTCCGAGCCCGAAAGTGAACTTTGGTACTACAAGTGGGCCATAGGTATAAGTAGATGTGGAACTCAAGTTCAACCATTCATTAACATTGGACGGTCCAACTTCGCCAACACTACGATGACAAATCTAATCTTTACGCCCGGAATAAAATACTACGTCACTGTAACGTCTCGAAACCGAGCTGGTCTCGTCTCGCGATCATGCTCGGATGCAATGGTCTTTGATGGCACACCACCGAATCCGGGAGAAGTTAAAGTTGGACAGTCATCTGGTCAAAATGGGAGGAAAACGTTTGTCAGCAACAGCAGCATCGTCGTTTCGTGGGACGAGTTTAAAGACATGGAAAGTGGCATTAAAAACTGCAACATCTCCGTTAGGGACAAAGCCGAACAACTTCTCTTTCTTGAGAAGAGCAACGCGTCCTCGGGTAATGTTTCGCTGTCTTTGAGTGCTCTTCTTCACGGTGAAAGTTATAATGTCAGTGTAGTTTGCATAAACAATGCAGGGCTCGTTGCTTTTTCAACCGTTGAATTTGCCATAGATAACACGCCACCTTTTCAGACAGGTCCCATTATAGCCGGGGTATCACGCAATCGGTCATTCCAATATCAGTCAGACACAGAATCCATTGTAGCCACATGGTCTCCGTTTGCCGAATATGAGAGTACTGTCCGGAATTATCGTTTTGCCGTCGGTACTCGGCCTTACCAAGACGATATCGTCAGCTTTGAGAACGTGCGCCTGGCAACGCAGGTAACCAAGAATGACCTCAGCCTTTCCCATGCAAACGTCTATTACATGACAGTTATAGCAACGAACCAAGCGGGTTTAAGTAGAGAGGTGTCGTCGCTTGGACTCGTTATAGACACAACTCCTCCATTAGCTGTTGACAGTGATATCCACGATGGCGCAAGTGGGGATGACATTGATTACTTCTCTCCAGACATGGCCATCGAAGCACGCTGGGAAGACATAAGAGATCCAGAAAGCGGCATTGTAGACAGCAAGTACTGTTTAGGGACCAAGCCTCGAGGCTGTCAGATAAAAGGAATGACAAGTGTTGGAGCCAACTTGTCATTCACCTGTCCGACCTGTCATGCTAATGCGGGGGAGAGAGTGTATGTAACGGTACATGTGACCAACGGAGCTGGTATTTCTGTGACACGCAGCTCTGATGGAATGCTTTTGGATGTAAGTCCGCCGCTTATGGGTGATGTCATTGACGGAAACGATTCAACAGGAGTAGACTATAATGTCGTTCTCGAGGACTGGAACGTTTCTATGTCTTGGTTTGGCGTTGAAGATGGCGAAAGTGGGGTGCGATCATGCATATGGATAATCGAAGGCGAAGCTGGGAGCAAACTCCATCAAGTTGACATTACCAATGGCTCAACTTatggaaaaaggaaagcttTTTCGAATTCTCAGAGGTACGCAGATCTTCACTTCATCAAAAACGAAACGTATCATAATGTACTGACATGTTGGAATAACGCGGGTATGCAGAATACTGTTCGATCCAATGGCTTTCGAGTAGAATATCTGTGGCCCATTCCAACACAGGTCAGCGATGGATCAGCGGAAGGTACAGACCTCGACTATCTAACTAGCACAAAGAGAGTTGGTGCTAATTGGGATCCTTTCATGGACGATATTGTGGATCCAGTTGTTGATTATGAGTGGGGCATAGGAACCGCTCCTGGTAGAGATGACATTTCGCGTTTCACTAGCATTGGGCTGAGTGCAAATGTTGAGAAAGACTTGAAACCCAACGCACCAGGCCTCGATGTTTTAAACTCAGGTCAAAAGTATTACAATACCATAAAAGCCATCACTGCCAGAGGACTTAGCAGTGTAAGCTCGTCCAATGGCTTCACTGTAGACCCCACTCCACCCATGATAACAGAGGTCACCATACACCACATAGTCAAGGACCAAGAACAAAAAAGCGTTGAGATAGATGTTTCCTGGAATAAGACTAAAGATGATGAAAGCGGTATAAAAAGCAGTGCGTTCTGTTTGGGAACAACACCCCTCACTTGTGTGGCGGAAACAATACCTGCAGGTTTGTCTACTTCAGGTGTCATTGGCCCATTCATGCCTCAAATCCGTGTAGGATATTATGTGACTGTGTTTGTTGTAAACAGAGCCGGTTTAACATCTGTTATGTCGTCagaaaaactgatatttgaTATGAAACCACCTTCTTTGGGCGTTGTAATAGACGGAATTGGCCAGGATATCGACTTCACAAATTCAACTAGTACCTTGACAATCCAGTGGAAAGGTTTTAAGGATGAAGAATCCGGTATTTCTGGGTGTTCTTGGGCACTGATCGAGCAAACGGTATCAGATAACAGTTCCTCTTTTGGAAATGACACAGTTGTCCTTCGAAAAGCCGTGGACAGCAGTGGGAACTTCACTGAAGGAAATCTTAGTCTTGTTCCCGGCGCTCGCTACATCAGTCAAGTAACCTGTACAAATGGTGATGGCTTTAGCAGCACTTCGTCTTCTGATGGTGTTATTGTTGACCTTACTCCACCCAATTCTGGTCTGGTTCACGACGGATCATCTCTCCATTTTGATATTCAGTTTCAATTCTCAACAACGACAGTCGCGGCAATATGGGAACCATTCCGCGACCACGAGAGTGGCATAGTAAGTTACCGCTGGGGCCTTGGAACCACTCCTGACAGTGTTGACGTCATAGATTTTAAGGATGTCGGCATGATTACTTCAGCGATGGCGGAAAACCTTACCCTCACACATGGGGAAAGGTACTACATTACAGTGGAGGCCACGAATGGTGCTGGAATGACGTCACATGGATGGTCTGACGGCTTTATCGTTGACACGTCAACACCCAAGTTGACAGAG GTTTCGCGAGGTTCCCTCTTGTGGCTTGGACCCGGAGGAGAACTGAAGGCATCTTGGAAATCACTAGATTCCGAGAGTGGCATATCCAAGACTGAATTCTGCGTAGGAACAGTATCCAATGGCTGCCAAGTTAAAACTATGACCAAAATAACCAACAATGAAACAGAACTAACCTGCAATTACTGTGACTTAAGACACCAAGAAACATATTACATCACCATACGAGTTCAGAACGGCGCAGGGCTGTTTACATTGGCAACAACGGACGAAGTAAAGGTGGACTTCACTCCACCGTCTGTCGGTAAAGTGCTGCCGGCCACTGACGTCACATCATGTGTGACAAACTGCACCCTGGTCTCTAACGTCACCTTCTTCCAGGACGAGGAAAGTGGTGTAAAATTATGCAGTTACGCTATAAGAAACAGTACAAACTTGATTGGCGACTTTGTAAATAATGGTTTGAAAACGACCATAGCAGCGACAGGGCTCTCGTTAGTTGCAGGTGAAAGGTACCACACCGTTGTGAGATGTGAAAACAATGTTGGACTTGTCACAGAAAGATCATCTACTACACCAGTCTTGGTTGATGACACTCCACCAACTAAG GGTTCGGTAATAGTAAGCCCAGACCGCACGCATGACGTTTTTGGACTTCACTCCAGCTGCCACTTATTCAACCAAACACTGCGGGCTCACTGGTTTGGGTTTTACGACAAAGAATCAGGTTTGAGCGGATTTCGCGTTGCAGTCGGCAGTCATCCAAACGCAACAGACGTTCTTTCATTCCAAGACGTCGGTGTCACGACAAATGTCACGCTACCTCTTAATGACATTAACGCGTTGTTTGAAGGAAGCATTGTTTACGTGACAGTTGAATCACGCAATCCAGCAGGTCTAGTTACGCAGATTACATCGCCTCCTACAAGGTTGATTTCGGCAAATAACGACGAGTATATGGCGCAAGGAGACTTTTTCTGTTATAATGTTTAA